A genome region from Pseudomonadota bacterium includes the following:
- a CDS encoding 30S ribosomal protein S7 — translation MPRKGPVPKRPILPDPVYHDTTVARFINKIMLRGKKSLAERVFYGALDVIAERTGKDPLRVFNQALENAMPLVEVRPRRVGGSTYQVPMEVRADRRMSLGMRWLVGFARKRPGKTMTERLASELIDASQGAGQSCKKREDTHKMAEANKAFAHYRW, via the coding sequence ATGCCCAGGAAGGGACCAGTTCCGAAGCGACCGATTCTGCCGGATCCCGTCTATCACGACACGACGGTGGCCCGCTTCATCAACAAGATCATGCTGCGCGGCAAGAAGAGTCTTGCCGAGCGCGTCTTCTACGGTGCACTTGACGTCATTGCCGAGCGCACCGGCAAGGATCCGCTTCGCGTGTTCAACCAGGCGCTCGAGAACGCGATGCCACTGGTCGAGGTGCGGCCGCGCCGCGTGGGTGGCTCGACCTACCAGGTGCCCATGGAGGTTCGCGCCGATCGTCGCATGAGCCTCGGCATGCGCTGGCTCGTCGGCTTTGCGCGCAAGCGCCCGGGCAAGACGATGACCGAGCGTCTCGCCAGCGAGCTCATCGATGCGTCGCAAGGCGCCGGTCAGTCCTGCAAGAAGCGTGAAGACACGCACAAGATGGCAGAGGCCAACAAGGCGTTCGCGCACTACCGCTGGTAG
- a CDS encoding 30S ribosomal protein S12 translates to MPTINQLVRKGRKRVEVKSKSPAMRVSYNSLRLKQFSVPGAPQKRGVCTQVRTITPKKPNSALRKVARVRLTNGVEVTAYIPGVGHNLQEHSVVLIRGGRVKDLPGIRYHIVRGSQDTQGVVNRKQSRSKYGTKRPKASGK, encoded by the coding sequence ATGCCGACAATCAACCAGCTGGTGCGCAAGGGCCGCAAGCGCGTCGAAGTGAAGAGCAAGTCGCCCGCCATGCGCGTTTCGTACAACTCGCTTCGTCTGAAGCAGTTCTCCGTTCCGGGAGCGCCCCAGAAGCGTGGCGTGTGCACCCAGGTGCGAACCATCACGCCCAAGAAGCCGAACTCGGCGTTGCGCAAGGTGGCACGTGTGCGCCTGACCAACGGCGTCGAGGTGACGGCCTACATCCCTGGTGTCGGTCACAACCTGCAGGAGCACTCGGTGGTGCTCATCCGCGGCGGCCGCGTCAAGGATCTCCCGGGTATCCGCTACCACATCGTTCGCGGCTCGCAGGACACGCAGGGCGTTGTCAACCGCAAGCAGAGCCGCTCCAAGTACGGCACCAAGCGCCCCAAGGCTTCGGGCAAGTAG